A window of the Hevea brasiliensis isolate MT/VB/25A 57/8 chromosome 6, ASM3005281v1, whole genome shotgun sequence genome harbors these coding sequences:
- the LOC110644361 gene encoding ent-copalyl diphosphate synthase 1-like — MSSSQSFCLLSTVPATTPRSSSSSSSPIRPCSQLFSGVRLYGAEDKRGNADIRPKCSAISKPRTQEYPDVFQKNGSPVIKWHEIVEDDIEEQVSKVSISHEKIEHIQAIKSMLNSMEDGEISISAYDTAWVALVEDVNGSGAPQFPSSLEWIANNQLPDGSWGDADIFTAHDRIINTLACVVALKSWNIHPDKCEKGMKYFKENLCKLEDENTEHMPIGFEVAFPSLLELAQKLDIEVPEDSRVLQEIYASRNLKLTKIPKDTMHKVPTTLLYSLEGMPGLEWDKLLKLQCQDGSFLFSPSSTAFALMQTKDENCLAYLNKIVQRFKGGVPNVYPVDLFEHIWAVDRLQRLGISRYFEQELKECVDYVARYWREDGICWARNSEVHDIDDTAMGFRVLRLYGHEVSSDVFKHFKKGDTFFCLAGQSTQAVTGIFNLYRASQVLFPGEKILEEAKEFSSSFLKEKQAANGVLDKWIITKDLPGEVEYSLDVPWYANLPRVEARFYLEQYGGEDDVWIGKTLYRMPYVNNNQYLQLARLDYNSCQALHRVEWDNFQKWYEGCNLGDFGISKRELLFAYFLAAASIFEPERSKERLAWAKTTILLETIDFYFDGNNNSIEQRRAFVQEFKNVVGARVPVKGRTMEAKTRQELVRTVLGTLNDVSLHALVAHGRDIGHSLHHAWEKWLLEWEEEGVRDKGEAELIVKTINLATGRWISEELLSYHSQYEKLFQLTNRICNQLGHYRKNKLHDSKISTTLEIEGDMQELVKLVLQKSSDGMDSNIKETFFTVVKSFYYPAICDPGTITYHISKVLFEKVC, encoded by the exons ATGTCTAGTTCTCAATCCTTCTGCCTCCTCTCCACCGTACCAGCCACCACCCCacgatcttcttcttcttcctcctccccCATCCGGCCCTGTTCCCAACTTTTCTCCG GTGTTCGGTTGTATGGAGCTGAAGACAAACGAGGTAACGCTGATATTCGCCCAAAATGCAGTGCTATATCGAAGCCTCGTACTCAAG AATACCCGGATGTCTTTCAAAAAAATGGATCGCCAGTTATAAAGTGGCATGAGATTGTGGAGGATGACATAGAAGAGCAAGTTTCTAAG GTATCTATATCACACGAGAAAATCGAACACATTCAAGCCATTAAATCCATGTTGAATTCCATGGAAGATGGAGAGATAAGCATTTCAGCTTATGACACAGCATGGGTTGCACTTGTTGAAGATGTTAACGGGAGTGGCGCTCCTCAATTCCCATCTAGCCTTGAATGGATAGCCAATAATCAGCTCCCAGATGGTTCTTGGGGTGATGCTGATATTTTTACCGCGCATGACAGGATAATCAATACACTAGCTTGTGTTGTTGCCTTGAAGTCATGGAATATACATCCAGACAAGTGTGAGAAAG GAATGAAATATTTTAAGGAGAATTTGTGTAAGCTTGAAGATGAGAATACTGAGCACATGCCCATCGGCTTTGAAGTTGCTTTCCCTTCACTTCTAGAACTAGCACAAAAGTTAGACATTGAAGTTCCCGAGGATTCTCGCGTCCTGCAAGAGATCTATGCCAGCAGAAATCTGAAGCTCACTAA GATACCAAAAGACACAATGCACAAAGTGCCTACCACACTACTCTATAGCTTGGAAGGAATGCCAGGCCTAGAGTGGGACAAGCTTCTGAAATTGCAGTGCCAAGATGGGTCATTCTTGTTCTCTCCATCCTCCACTGCCTTCGCACTCATGCAAACTAAAGATGAAAATTGCTTGGCATATTTAAACAAGATAGTCCAACGATTTAAAGGAGGAG TACCAAATGTGTACCCGGTTGACCTATTCGAGCACATCTGGGCTGTGGATCGCTTGCAACGCCTTGGAATTTCAAGATACTTCGAGCAAGAGCTTAAAGAATGCGTTGACTATGTTGCTAG ATATTGGAGAGAAGACGGCATCTGCTGGGCAAGAAACTCCGAGGTTCATGACATTGACGACACAGCTATGGGATTCAGGGTTCTTAGATTATACGGCCATGAAGTTTCTTCTG ATGTGTTCAAGCATTTTAAGAAGGGTGATACTTTCTTCTGCTTAGCCGGGCAGTCAACGCAGGCCGTTACCGGCATATTCAACCTTTATAGAGCTTCTCAGGTGCTATTTCCAGGGGAGAAAATCCTCGAGGAAGCCAAGGAATTTTCATCCAGTTTCCTAAAAGAAAAGCAAGCTGCTAATGGAGTCCTCGATAAATGGATTATAACCAAGGACTTACCAGGAGAGGTTGAGTATTCATTGGATGTTCCTTGGTACGCGAACTTGCCTCGAGTGGAGGCGAGATTCTACTTAGAACAGTATGGCGGCGAAGATGATGTATGGATTGGCAAGACTCTTTACAG GATGCCATATGTAAACAACAATCAGTACCTCCAGCTCGCAAGACTTGACTACAACAGTTGCCAAGCATTGCATCGCGTTGAATGGGACAATTTTCAAAA GTGGTATGAAGGATGCAACTTGGGAGATTTTGGTATAAGCAAAAGAGAGCTCCTATTTGCTTATTTCCTGGCAGCAGCCAGCATATTTGAGCCAGAAAGGTCGAAAGAGAGGCTTGCATGGGCTAAGACCACAATCTTGCTCGAGACCATCGACTTTTATTTCGATGGCAACAATAATTCCATTGAGCAGAGAAGAGCTTTTGTCCAAGAATTTAAAAACGTGGTTGGTGCACGAGTACCTGTAAAGGGaag GACAATGGAAGCAAAGACAAGGCAGGAACTAGTCAGGACAGTGCTTGGAACCCTAAATGATGTCTCTTTGCACGCACTGGTGGCTCATGGAAGAGACATTGGCCACAGTTTACATCATGCT TGGGAAAAATGGCTCCTTGAGTGGGAAGAGGAAGGAGTTAGGGACAAAGGAGAAGCAGAATTGATAGTGAAAACAATAAATCTGGCAACTGGAAGATGGATCTCTGAGGAGCTCTTGAGCTATCATTCTCAATATGAAAAACTTTTTCAACTTACAAACAGAATATGCAACCAACTTGGACATTACAGGAAGAACAAG ttACATGACAGCAAGATAAGCACAACCCTAGAAATAGAGGGTGACATGCAAGAGCTGGTGAAGTTAGTGCTCCAAAAGTCCTCAGATGGAATGGATTCTAACATCAAGGAAACATTTTTCACAGTGGTTAAGAGTTTTTACTACCCTGCCATCTGTGATCCTGGGACTATCACCTATCACATTTCTAAAGTACTCTTTGAAAAAGTGtgctaa